In a single window of the Myxococcaceae bacterium JPH2 genome:
- a CDS encoding beta-lactamase family protein, with amino-acid sequence MRRCLIAVLLLVGSVAGSAQEPAAPRTEAPAAPPVPAVSEFPPETQRIFEAIVRTDMEEGPVAGLSVGVMQGTRRWSRGFGYRDLGRKLPATARTTYRMASITKSFTAVAVLQLVEQGKLDLDADIRTLVPDYSVKQWPVTVRQLLGHLSGVPSYDSPKAGENTRPVTTREAIAMFSQKPLMFEPGTRYLYSTWGFNLLGAAVETASGQSYRDYLRAHVFGPAGMVHADLDEMRTRDEHQAVGYRVVGSTLKPSHFLDVTSRFGGGGTRATVDDLLGFARAVLDDRLVSRATMGQMQTSMSTKDGHLTDYGMGLATYPFRGHYVVAHAGGQPETTTLLIMLPAEDTAIALATNVENEAKRLRRLSIRLMEQVVDGGEARRDVHFNDPVDGVVYSGMGRLASYGLAYDAWVTRGPGTLPADPDLASAFARVSALLDRTAIAREPVAALSRIQAAHEPRGDSVFIRVGARMARTVVQAFGPERLNDYRAQGALAFFADYLAACEKVSCPESQRFGTPLRADIQRFLASWKRADVPALRRTRLDEMKNPEPYWTVLKEAVAKGPEVHADYAEEMVHVAERAPAKDAETRLRWMSRAVELHPRSMEARLTLGQELLNAREEEEGMAHVREAATTPEGTLMLTPSGFIKKAKMAKGTRIARGLLRVGVRLHPSSPELWEALAKKERALGDASAAKAALQQARAARATQKALGVTGAASGDPMELGTVPSP; translated from the coding sequence ATGAGGCGATGCCTCATCGCGGTGTTGCTCCTCGTGGGGAGCGTGGCGGGCTCGGCGCAGGAGCCGGCGGCCCCACGTACGGAGGCCCCGGCCGCGCCGCCTGTCCCTGCGGTGAGCGAGTTCCCGCCCGAGACGCAGCGGATCTTCGAGGCCATCGTCCGCACGGACATGGAGGAGGGCCCCGTGGCGGGGCTCTCCGTGGGCGTGATGCAGGGGACGCGGCGCTGGTCCCGCGGCTTCGGCTACCGAGACCTGGGCCGCAAGCTGCCCGCCACCGCGCGCACCACGTATCGGATGGCCTCCATCACCAAGTCGTTCACGGCGGTGGCCGTGCTCCAGCTCGTGGAGCAGGGCAAGCTGGACCTGGACGCGGACATCCGCACGCTGGTGCCGGACTACTCCGTGAAGCAGTGGCCCGTCACGGTGCGGCAGCTCCTGGGACACCTGAGCGGCGTGCCGTCCTACGACAGTCCGAAGGCGGGAGAGAACACGCGGCCGGTCACCACGCGCGAGGCCATCGCGATGTTCTCGCAGAAGCCGCTCATGTTCGAGCCGGGCACGCGCTACCTGTACTCGACGTGGGGCTTCAACCTGCTCGGCGCGGCGGTGGAGACGGCTTCCGGGCAGTCGTATCGCGACTACCTGCGCGCGCATGTCTTTGGTCCCGCGGGCATGGTGCACGCGGACCTGGACGAGATGCGCACGCGCGACGAGCACCAGGCCGTGGGCTACCGCGTGGTGGGCTCGACGCTGAAGCCCTCGCACTTCCTCGACGTGACGAGCCGCTTCGGCGGCGGCGGCACGCGCGCCACGGTGGATGACTTGCTCGGCTTCGCGCGAGCGGTGCTGGATGACCGGTTGGTGTCGCGCGCGACGATGGGACAGATGCAGACGTCCATGTCGACGAAAGACGGGCACCTCACCGACTACGGCATGGGGCTGGCCACGTATCCATTCCGAGGCCACTACGTCGTCGCGCACGCGGGAGGCCAGCCGGAGACGACCACGCTGCTCATCATGCTCCCTGCCGAGGACACGGCCATCGCGCTCGCCACCAACGTGGAGAACGAGGCGAAGCGCCTGCGCCGGCTCTCCATCCGCTTGATGGAGCAGGTGGTGGATGGGGGCGAGGCGCGCCGCGACGTGCACTTCAACGACCCCGTGGATGGGGTGGTCTATTCAGGCATGGGTCGCCTCGCCAGCTACGGGCTGGCGTATGACGCGTGGGTGACGCGCGGCCCGGGCACCCTGCCAGCGGATCCAGACCTCGCGAGCGCCTTCGCGCGCGTCTCCGCGTTGCTGGACCGCACTGCGATTGCACGCGAGCCCGTCGCGGCGCTGTCGCGAATCCAAGCTGCTCATGAGCCACGCGGGGACTCGGTCTTCATCCGAGTGGGCGCGCGCATGGCGCGCACGGTGGTGCAAGCCTTTGGCCCCGAGCGCCTGAATGACTATCGCGCCCAGGGCGCCCTGGCCTTCTTCGCGGACTATCTGGCCGCGTGCGAGAAGGTGTCCTGCCCCGAGTCCCAGCGTTTCGGAACCCCCCTGCGCGCGGACATCCAGCGCTTCCTCGCGAGCTGGAAGCGCGCGGACGTGCCGGCGCTGCGGCGCACGCGCCTGGATGAGATGAAGAACCCCGAGCCCTACTGGACGGTGCTGAAGGAAGCCGTGGCCAAGGGCCCGGAGGTCCACGCGGACTACGCGGAGGAGATGGTGCACGTGGCCGAGCGGGCTCCCGCCAAGGACGCCGAGACGCGCCTGCGCTGGATGTCGCGAGCCGTGGAGCTGCATCCGCGCTCCATGGAGGCGCGGCTGACACTGGGCCAGGAGCTGCTGAACGCGCGAGAGGAAGAAGAGGGCATGGCCCACGTGCGCGAGGCCGCGACCACGCCCGAGGGGACGCTGATGCTGACGCCCTCGGGTTTCATCAAGAAAGCCAAGATGGCGAAGGGCACGCGGATCGCCCGAGGCCTCCTGCGCGTGGGCGTCCGTCTGCATCCCAGCTCGCCGGAGCTGTGGGAGGCGCTCGCGAAGAAGGAGCGAGCGCTCGGAGACGCCAGCGCGGCGAAGGCAGCGCTCCAGCAAGCGAGGGCCGCGCGTGCCACGCAGAAGGCACTCGGGGTGACAGGCGCGGCGAGCGGCGACCCCATGGAACTCGGGACCGTTCCGTCGCCCTGA
- a CDS encoding peptidase S41, protein MSSIRRHAFRGAALARRGQRQYRLTTVLLTLIGGGAWGQSQPSPKDWCDFGRAGPTTTLPAPVAMSAAHGQVRFFGMGRSYTDVDLALVSALEGGPVNWDAATSRYADAVDGACALDASSKTLRPAQVLSVGALAVIRPGTGELHLPRHARAALIDLSDLPAAPGLEDALARAIGAVSTAPVARLSERVRVNVGMTDELTPEYDYRAYTNSVDLHPREPYAATGQAELPVVLLTGPKLAPAAAHFAVDLRMARRAWLVGSPVHTAVAESKWMPVATKGMLVRTSRLEDSAGAAPDIIPADLPLSFFGPGAASPESLASAPALQAVAFLGSPTPVDRTAAVARSAPLERIPLEVMPPPGASPGIARADLVIMHGATRLFFPYFSVVGDGIDGRLMETLATVDAVPVTQLSQIVRLLQRFSEVLNDGHAFVFPLERPVPAGYFGVMLEHVAGELVIRRSVQADLHPGDTLTSMDGQPMSEWLATEMATVSAATPGWKREAASRRLLSMNGPKTFGVRDVEGNTRFVRIQPQPQQVLGPPFWRAAGSLADLGAPELHYINLSNKIITTIAEFRTALTAAQGASGLVIDMRGYPGINGYEVASRLIQTEFFTPIFRTPVWNGPGEFGWQDEVYPLDLLSNPSYTGPIVLMVGPNTISSAENFSMMLTAAHRVKVVGRRSAGTNGNITELLLPGRVTPLFTGMEILFPDRSRFHGVGIVPDFEVFPTAADLAAGTDVELLRAIEVLRTGH, encoded by the coding sequence CCTGATAGGTGGAGGCGCCTGGGGACAATCCCAGCCATCCCCCAAAGACTGGTGCGACTTCGGACGTGCCGGTCCCACCACCACGCTGCCGGCTCCCGTCGCGATGTCCGCCGCACATGGCCAGGTGCGTTTCTTTGGCATGGGGCGCAGCTACACCGACGTGGACCTGGCCCTGGTCAGCGCGCTGGAGGGAGGTCCCGTCAACTGGGACGCCGCCACGAGTCGCTACGCCGACGCCGTGGATGGGGCCTGCGCGCTGGACGCGTCATCCAAGACACTGCGCCCCGCCCAGGTCCTCTCCGTGGGCGCCCTCGCGGTCATCCGCCCCGGCACGGGTGAGCTGCATCTGCCTCGGCACGCCCGCGCCGCCCTCATCGACCTGAGCGACTTGCCGGCGGCCCCCGGCCTCGAGGATGCACTGGCCCGAGCCATCGGCGCGGTCAGCACCGCGCCCGTCGCGCGACTCTCCGAGCGCGTCCGCGTCAACGTCGGGATGACGGACGAACTGACCCCCGAGTACGACTACCGCGCCTACACCAACTCCGTGGACCTGCACCCCCGCGAACCTTACGCCGCGACAGGACAGGCGGAGCTTCCAGTCGTGCTGCTCACGGGCCCCAAGCTGGCCCCCGCCGCGGCCCATTTCGCCGTGGACCTGCGAATGGCTCGGCGTGCCTGGCTCGTGGGCTCACCTGTCCATACGGCGGTCGCCGAGTCGAAGTGGATGCCTGTGGCAACGAAGGGCATGCTCGTGCGCACCTCGCGCTTGGAGGACTCGGCGGGGGCGGCCCCTGACATCATTCCGGCCGACCTACCTCTCTCTTTCTTTGGCCCCGGCGCGGCCAGTCCCGAATCCCTCGCATCCGCGCCAGCGCTCCAGGCCGTCGCGTTTCTGGGTTCGCCCACGCCTGTGGACCGCACCGCCGCCGTCGCGCGCAGCGCTCCACTTGAGCGGATACCTCTCGAAGTCATGCCGCCGCCGGGGGCCTCGCCGGGCATCGCTCGGGCGGATCTCGTCATCATGCACGGCGCCACGCGGTTGTTCTTTCCCTACTTCAGCGTTGTGGGAGATGGCATTGATGGACGCCTGATGGAGACGCTCGCCACGGTGGATGCCGTGCCCGTCACGCAGCTCAGCCAGATTGTCCGACTGCTCCAGCGATTCTCGGAGGTCCTCAACGACGGCCACGCATTCGTCTTCCCATTGGAGCGGCCGGTTCCGGCCGGCTACTTCGGTGTCATGCTGGAGCATGTGGCCGGAGAGCTGGTCATCCGCCGCTCCGTCCAGGCGGACCTCCACCCGGGAGACACTTTGACGAGCATGGATGGTCAACCCATGTCCGAGTGGTTGGCCACGGAGATGGCGACCGTCTCGGCTGCGACGCCGGGCTGGAAGCGAGAAGCCGCCTCGCGACGGCTGCTGAGCATGAACGGCCCCAAGACCTTCGGGGTGCGCGATGTCGAAGGAAACACCCGCTTCGTGCGGATCCAGCCTCAACCACAGCAGGTGCTGGGCCCTCCATTTTGGAGAGCCGCGGGCAGCCTCGCGGACCTCGGCGCGCCGGAATTGCACTACATCAATCTGTCCAACAAGATTATCACTACCATCGCGGAGTTCCGGACGGCCCTCACCGCAGCGCAAGGCGCCAGTGGTCTGGTGATAGACATGCGCGGCTACCCGGGCATCAATGGTTACGAGGTGGCCAGTCGACTCATCCAGACGGAGTTCTTCACGCCCATCTTCCGGACCCCGGTATGGAATGGTCCCGGGGAGTTCGGGTGGCAAGACGAAGTGTATCCGCTGGATCTGCTGTCGAACCCTTCCTATACGGGCCCCATCGTCCTCATGGTGGGCCCCAATACGATTTCCTCAGCGGAGAACTTCTCGATGATGCTGACCGCCGCCCATCGAGTGAAGGTCGTTGGCCGCCGCAGCGCGGGGACGAATGGGAACATCACCGAGCTGCTCCTGCCCGGACGCGTGACCCCGTTGTTCACGGGCATGGAGATACTCTTCCCGGACCGCTCGCGCTTCCACGGCGTGGGCATCGTCCCGGACTTCGAGGTGTTCCCCACGGCCGCGGACCTCGCCGCCGGGACGGATGTGGAGTTGCTGCGCGCCATCGAGGTCCTGCGCACCGGCCACTGA